Within the Mucilaginibacter sp. CSA2-8R genome, the region TACGGTGTTGAAATGAAAGATATTTCTGACCGCACTTCATTGTTAGCTATACAGGGCCCTAAAGCAACTGAAGCTTTACAAAGCCTTACCGACATTGATTTAGGCTCAATGGAGTATTACACCTTTAAAAGAGGAAAATTTGCCGGTGTAGATAATGTATTAGTATCGGCAACCGGTTACACAGGTGCAGGCGGTTTTGAAATATATTTTGATAACGAGCATGCCGAAGAAATTTGGTTAGCCGTATTTAAAGCTGGTGAACCTTTTGGCATTAAACCTATCGGTTTAGGTGCCCGTGATACATTGCGCCTGGAAATGGGCTTTTGTTTATATGGTAACGATATTGATGATACTACTTCTCCGTTAGAGGCTGGTTTAGGCTGGATCACTAAATTCAGTAAACCATTTACTAACTCTGAAGCCTTACAACAGCACAAACAGCAGGGTATTAGTAAAAAATTAGTTGGTTTTGAAATGCTTGAACGTGGCATACCCCGCCATGATTACGAAATTGTAGATGCTGACGGGAATGTAATTGGTCGTGTAACCTCGGGTACACAATCGCCATCGTTACAAAAAGCTATAGGTATGGGTTATGTTGACCAAGCTTACAGTAAAGAAGGCAGCGAAATTTTTATTAAAATCCGCGACAACAAGGTAAAAGCACAAGTGGTTAAATTACCTTTTACTGCTAAGCCTGCAGCAAACGCTTAAGTTCAGCTTTATTGTTCATCATTTTTTAGTACTGTTTTGACTAACGAACATCAAACTAACGAAGCAAAGGCGTTAGAAGTTTGCCTCACACCGGCATTGTTACCCTTATACCGCGTTGAAGACTACATCGTCGTTATCATCGATATTTTCAGGGCAACATCATCTATTTGCTACGGTATCGAAAATGGCGCAGAAGCTATTATCCCAGTGTCGGAAGTAGAAGAATGTGCTGCCTACCGCGAAAAAGGCCTGGATTATTTGCTGGCTGCCGAGCGTAATGGCGAAGTAGTTACCGGCTTTGATTTTGGTAACTCACCGTTTGCTTACACGCCCGAAAAAGTGGCCGGTAAAACCGTGGTGCTCACTACCACTAATGGTACACACGCGCTGCATTTATCGCGTAATGCCAAACGCATTGTAATTGGCTCGTTTTTAAACCTTACTGCTATATGCAACTGGTTAAAAACGCAAAACGATAACATACTGCTGGTATGTGCCGGCTGGAAAAACAATTTCAACCTGGAGGATACGCTTTTTGCAGGTGCGGTGATTGACCAGCTAAAAGACGGTGATTACAAACTTGACGACCCGGCCTTGGCCGCTAACGACTTGTTCCAGTTAGGTAAGCACGATATCAGCGACTATTTAAAAAAGACCTCGCACGGCGAAAGATTGAAAAAGTTAGGTATCGAAAAAGATATTGCCTTTTGCCAGCAGATTGATTTAACCACCGCTATACCTGTACTGGATGGCGAAAAACTGGTTAAGCTACAGTAGCAAAAAGTTACCTTAAAACAAAAAGACCGATGGAATGCCCACCGGTCTTTTTATTTTTATATAATTTATAAAGCTAATTCCAACAATACCGGGCAATGGTCGGAGTGGCGGGCCTCCGGCAAAATCCGGGCGCTTTTAATGGCGCTTTTCAGCTCGGTAGTTACCATGTTATAATCAATACGCCAGCCTAAATTTTTAGCACGTGCATTGGCCCTGAAACTCCACCAGCTATAGTTATGCGGCTCTGGGTTCAGGTATCTGAAGGTGTCAATAAAACCCGACTCCACAAATTCATCCATCCAGGCCCTTTCGGCAGGTAAAAACCCGGATGAGTTTGCATTTGATTTTGGGTTATGAATATCAATCGGTTTGTGGCAAATGTTATAATCGCCACAAACTACGAGCTTCGGGTAAGCCCATTTTAGCTGGTTAAGGTAAGATCCAAACTCATCCAAAAAACGGTATTTAAATGTTTGTCTTTCATCACCGCTCGACCCTGACGGAAAGTAAACACTCATCACCGAAATATCCTCAAAGTCTACCCTGATGTTAC harbors:
- the gcvT gene encoding glycine cleavage system aminomethyltransferase GcvT; the protein is MKNTALTDIHIREGAKMVPFAGYNMPVQYAGINAEHETVRKAVGVFDVSHMGEFILKGDKALDLIQQVTSNDASKLYDGKVQYSCLPNEQGGIVDDLLVYRIDEKTYMLVVNASNIEKDWNWISKYNTYGVEMKDISDRTSLLAIQGPKATEALQSLTDIDLGSMEYYTFKRGKFAGVDNVLVSATGYTGAGGFEIYFDNEHAEEIWLAVFKAGEPFGIKPIGLGARDTLRLEMGFCLYGNDIDDTTSPLEAGLGWITKFSKPFTNSEALQQHKQQGISKKLVGFEMLERGIPRHDYEIVDADGNVIGRVTSGTQSPSLQKAIGMGYVDQAYSKEGSEIFIKIRDNKVKAQVVKLPFTAKPAANA
- a CDS encoding 2-phosphosulfolactate phosphatase, which gives rise to MTNEHQTNEAKALEVCLTPALLPLYRVEDYIVVIIDIFRATSSICYGIENGAEAIIPVSEVEECAAYREKGLDYLLAAERNGEVVTGFDFGNSPFAYTPEKVAGKTVVLTTTNGTHALHLSRNAKRIVIGSFLNLTAICNWLKTQNDNILLVCAGWKNNFNLEDTLFAGAVIDQLKDGDYKLDDPALAANDLFQLGKHDISDYLKKTSHGERLKKLGIEKDIAFCQQIDLTTAIPVLDGEKLVKLQ
- a CDS encoding exodeoxyribonuclease III, which encodes MKIITYNVNGIRSAMSKNWLSWLQATDADVVCLQEIKASPDVLTDLILIEQLGYQHYWYPAEKKGYSGTAIFTKQTPLHVEYGCGIEDFDREGRNIRVDFEDISVMSVYFPSGSSGDERQTFKYRFLDEFGSYLNQLKWAYPKLVVCGDYNICHKPIDIHNPKSNANSSGFLPAERAWMDEFVESGFIDTFRYLNPEPHNYSWWSFRANARAKNLGWRIDYNMVTTELKSAIKSARILPEARHSDHCPVLLELAL